The following are from one region of the Salminus brasiliensis chromosome 14, fSalBra1.hap2, whole genome shotgun sequence genome:
- the zbtb17 gene encoding zinc finger and BTB domain-containing protein 17 isoform X1 — MDFPWHSGKVLEQLNHQRQQGLLCDCTFVVDGVDFKAHKAVLAACSAYFHTLFLDQKDVVHLDISNAAGLGQVLEFMYTAKLTLNPQNVEDVLAVATFLQMQEIVNACFAYKSLAGPTASNSAGTEPVQEHQRLVKKDDEVLLEGQATDASAQNGVPEANEAPPSSETTEEQQDACSTTETQSTCVQRSGGRVRRPSRPGQLARQKKAEVLTTKPDVEEESTTKEVMEYQDDPSDTDYAPKLSQRAAARRSYVSTRRSRSKYAARRQSTQDEDSGEGAVSKPATEENLTEEEEEETAEEEQHLEEDEQMEAEDEGAVESADGGEDKCMRSGAMAERSESRAYGSVTHKCEDCGKKFTHTGNFKRHMRIHTGEKPFTCRDCNKAFSDPAACKAHEKTHSPLKPYCCSTCGKSYRQISLLNLHRKRHTGEARYSCEDCGKLFTTSGNLKRHQLVHTGEKPYHCDYCDRAFSDPTAKMRHLETHDTDKGHKCPHCDKKFNQIGNLKAHLKIHIADGPLKCKECGKQFTTSGNLKRHLRVHSGEKPFVCMHCQRAFADPGALQRHVRIHTGEKPCLCLICGKGFTQASSLIAHVRQHTGEKPYVCDRCGKRFVQSSQLANHIRHHDNIRPHKCHTCNKAFVNVGDLSKHIIIHTGEKPYLCDKCGRGFNRVDNLRSHVKTVHQGKAGIKRLIVADEDGEEKLLPASASASELDDNEVNIVTVTTDDIVTLATEALAASAVAQLTVVPVAASVSADETEALKAEITKAVEKVQEADPNTQILYACDSCGEKFLDASSLAQHVRIHTAQALVMFQADSDFYQQYTADGTWQASEQVIQGGELLFRTREGEEEADGGQSEMAHSEAQTEEGVDETEPQTEAVTETIQICESQTP, encoded by the exons ATGGACTTCCCATGGCACAGTGGAAAAGTGTTAGAGCAGCTTAACCATCAGCGGCAGCAGGGTCTGCTGTGTGACTGTACATTTGTGGTTGATGGGGTAGACTTCAAGGCCCACAAAGCTGTGTTGGCAGCATGTAGTGCTTACTTTCACACACTGTTTCTGGACCAGAAGGATGTTGTGCATTTGGATATCAGCAATGCTGCAG GTCTTGGTCAAGTTCTCGAATTTATGTACACGGCAAAGCTGACGCTGAACCCTCAGAATGTAGAAGATGTGTTGGCTGTGGCCACATTTCTTCAAATGCAAGAAATTGTCAATGCATGTTTTGCGTACAAGTCCCTTGCTGGCCCTACAGCATccaacagtg CAGGAACAGAACCAGTACAGGAACATCAGAGACTGGTTAAGAAAGACGATGAGGTTTTGCTCGAGGGACAGGCCACTGACGCCTCAGCACAGAATGGAGTACCAGAGGCCAACGAAGCTCCCCCATCATCAGAAACAACAGAAGAACAGCAGGATGCATGTAGCACAACTGAGACGCAGAGCACATGTGTTCAGCGGTCAGGGGGCAGAGTTAGAAGACCATCCAGGCCTGGACAGCTTGCTAGgcaaaagaaagctgaagtgtTGACCACTAAGCCAGACGTGGAGGAGGAGAGCACAACGAAAGAAGTGATGGAGTATCAAGATGATCCCTCTGACACAGATTATGCACCCA AATTATCACAGAGGGCTGCAGCTAGGAGATCTTATGTCAGCACACGGAGGAGCAGATCAAAATATGCTGCTCGGCGCCAGTCTACGCAGG ATGAGGATTCTGGTGAGGGAGCTGTTTCGAAACCTGCCACTGAGGAGAATTTGAccgaggaagaggaagaagaaactGCTGAAGAGGAGCAGCATCTAGAGGAGGATGAGCAGATGGAAGCAGAGGATGAAGGAGCAGTGGAGTCGGCAGATGGAGGAGAGGATAAGTGTATGAGGTCTGGCGCCATGGCTGAACGCAGTGAGTCCAGAGCATACGGCTCTGTCACGCACAAGTGTGAG GACTGCGGGAAAaagttcacacacacagggaacTTTAAACGCCACATGCGCATTCACACGGGTGAGAAGCCCTTCACCTGCAGAGACTGCAATAAAGCCTTCTCCGACCCAGCCGCCTGCAAAGCACACGAAAAAACCCACAG CCCACTGAAGCCCTATTGTTGTTCCACATGTGGGAAAAGCTATCGGCAGATCAGCCTGCTGAACCTCCACAGGAAGCGGCACACTGGTGAGGCACGCTACAGCTGTGAGGACTGTGGTAAGCTATTTACCACGTCGGGCAACCTGAAGAGGCACCAGTTGGTGCACACTGGTGAGAAGCCGTACCACTGCGACTACTGTGATCGGGCCTTCTCTGACCCCACCGCCAAGATGCGCCACCTGGAGACCCATGACACAGACAAGGGTCACAAATGTCCACACTGTGACAAGAAATTCAATCAG ATTGGGAACTTAAAAGCTCACTTGAAGATTCATATCGCAGATGGGCCTCTCAAGTGTAAAGAGTGTGGCAAGCAGTTCACCACTTCAG GCAACCTGAAAAGGCACCTGCGAGTTCACAGTGGAGAGAAGCCTTttgtctgtatgcactgtcagAGAGCCTTCGCTGACCCAGGGGCACTGCAGAGACATGTGCGCATTCACACAG GGGAGAAGCCTTGTCTTTGTCTGATCTGTGGAAAAGGCTTCACACAGGCCAGTTCCCTCATCGCTCATGTTCGTCAgcacactggagagaagccaTACGTATGTGACCGCTGTGGCAAAAG GTTTGTGCAGTCCAGCCAGCTGGCCAATCACATCCGTCATCACGACAATATACGCCCTCATAAGTGCCACACCTGCAACAAAGCGTTTGTCAATGTTGGAGACCTCTCTAAACACATCATCATTCACACAG GAGAGAAACCTTATCTTTGCGACAAGTGTGGCCGTGGGTTTAACCGCGTGGACAACCTTCGCTCCCATGTTAAGACTGTTCACCAGGGCAAGGCAGGTATTAAGAGACTGATAGTGGCTGATGAAGATGGAGAAGAGAAGCTGCTCCCTGCCTCTGCGTCAGCCTCGGAACTGGACGATAATGAAGTCAACATTGTTACGGTCACTACAGATGACATTGTGACTTTAGCTACAGAAGCCTTGGCTGCCAGTGCAGTCGCGCAGCTGACAG TGGTGCCTGTAGCAGCATCTGTGTCTGCGGATGAAACTGAGGCTCTGAAAGCAGAGATCACAAAGGCTGTAGAGAAAGTGCAAGAGGCTG ATCCCAACACTCAGATCTTGTATGCGTGCGACTCCTGTGGTGAGAAGTTCCTGGATGCCAGCTCCCTTGCTCAGCATGTGCGTATCCACACTGCCCAGGCCTTGGTCATGTTTCAAGCAGACTCTGACTTCTACCAGCAGTACACAGCGGACGGCACATGGCAGGCGTCTGAGCAGGTCATCCAGGGAGGAGAGCTCCTCTTTCGCACGcgggagggagaggaagaggctGATGGTGGACAGAGTGAGATGGCCCACTCGGAAGCTCAGACTGAAGAAGGGGTCGATGAGACTGAGCCCCAGACAGAAGCAGTAACAGAGACTATACAGATCTGTGAGAGTCAGACACCGTGA
- the zbtb17 gene encoding zinc finger and BTB domain-containing protein 17 isoform X2 yields MDFPWHSGKVLEQLNHQRQQGLLCDCTFVVDGVDFKAHKAVLAACSAYFHTLFLDQKDVVHLDISNAAGLGQVLEFMYTAKLTLNPQNVEDVLAVATFLQMQEIVNACFAYKSLAGPTASNSGTEPVQEHQRLVKKDDEVLLEGQATDASAQNGVPEANEAPPSSETTEEQQDACSTTETQSTCVQRSGGRVRRPSRPGQLARQKKAEVLTTKPDVEEESTTKEVMEYQDDPSDTDYAPKLSQRAAARRSYVSTRRSRSKYAARRQSTQDEDSGEGAVSKPATEENLTEEEEEETAEEEQHLEEDEQMEAEDEGAVESADGGEDKCMRSGAMAERSESRAYGSVTHKCEDCGKKFTHTGNFKRHMRIHTGEKPFTCRDCNKAFSDPAACKAHEKTHSPLKPYCCSTCGKSYRQISLLNLHRKRHTGEARYSCEDCGKLFTTSGNLKRHQLVHTGEKPYHCDYCDRAFSDPTAKMRHLETHDTDKGHKCPHCDKKFNQIGNLKAHLKIHIADGPLKCKECGKQFTTSGNLKRHLRVHSGEKPFVCMHCQRAFADPGALQRHVRIHTGEKPCLCLICGKGFTQASSLIAHVRQHTGEKPYVCDRCGKRFVQSSQLANHIRHHDNIRPHKCHTCNKAFVNVGDLSKHIIIHTGEKPYLCDKCGRGFNRVDNLRSHVKTVHQGKAGIKRLIVADEDGEEKLLPASASASELDDNEVNIVTVTTDDIVTLATEALAASAVAQLTVVPVAASVSADETEALKAEITKAVEKVQEADPNTQILYACDSCGEKFLDASSLAQHVRIHTAQALVMFQADSDFYQQYTADGTWQASEQVIQGGELLFRTREGEEEADGGQSEMAHSEAQTEEGVDETEPQTEAVTETIQICESQTP; encoded by the exons ATGGACTTCCCATGGCACAGTGGAAAAGTGTTAGAGCAGCTTAACCATCAGCGGCAGCAGGGTCTGCTGTGTGACTGTACATTTGTGGTTGATGGGGTAGACTTCAAGGCCCACAAAGCTGTGTTGGCAGCATGTAGTGCTTACTTTCACACACTGTTTCTGGACCAGAAGGATGTTGTGCATTTGGATATCAGCAATGCTGCAG GTCTTGGTCAAGTTCTCGAATTTATGTACACGGCAAAGCTGACGCTGAACCCTCAGAATGTAGAAGATGTGTTGGCTGTGGCCACATTTCTTCAAATGCAAGAAATTGTCAATGCATGTTTTGCGTACAAGTCCCTTGCTGGCCCTACAGCATccaacagtg GAACAGAACCAGTACAGGAACATCAGAGACTGGTTAAGAAAGACGATGAGGTTTTGCTCGAGGGACAGGCCACTGACGCCTCAGCACAGAATGGAGTACCAGAGGCCAACGAAGCTCCCCCATCATCAGAAACAACAGAAGAACAGCAGGATGCATGTAGCACAACTGAGACGCAGAGCACATGTGTTCAGCGGTCAGGGGGCAGAGTTAGAAGACCATCCAGGCCTGGACAGCTTGCTAGgcaaaagaaagctgaagtgtTGACCACTAAGCCAGACGTGGAGGAGGAGAGCACAACGAAAGAAGTGATGGAGTATCAAGATGATCCCTCTGACACAGATTATGCACCCA AATTATCACAGAGGGCTGCAGCTAGGAGATCTTATGTCAGCACACGGAGGAGCAGATCAAAATATGCTGCTCGGCGCCAGTCTACGCAGG ATGAGGATTCTGGTGAGGGAGCTGTTTCGAAACCTGCCACTGAGGAGAATTTGAccgaggaagaggaagaagaaactGCTGAAGAGGAGCAGCATCTAGAGGAGGATGAGCAGATGGAAGCAGAGGATGAAGGAGCAGTGGAGTCGGCAGATGGAGGAGAGGATAAGTGTATGAGGTCTGGCGCCATGGCTGAACGCAGTGAGTCCAGAGCATACGGCTCTGTCACGCACAAGTGTGAG GACTGCGGGAAAaagttcacacacacagggaacTTTAAACGCCACATGCGCATTCACACGGGTGAGAAGCCCTTCACCTGCAGAGACTGCAATAAAGCCTTCTCCGACCCAGCCGCCTGCAAAGCACACGAAAAAACCCACAG CCCACTGAAGCCCTATTGTTGTTCCACATGTGGGAAAAGCTATCGGCAGATCAGCCTGCTGAACCTCCACAGGAAGCGGCACACTGGTGAGGCACGCTACAGCTGTGAGGACTGTGGTAAGCTATTTACCACGTCGGGCAACCTGAAGAGGCACCAGTTGGTGCACACTGGTGAGAAGCCGTACCACTGCGACTACTGTGATCGGGCCTTCTCTGACCCCACCGCCAAGATGCGCCACCTGGAGACCCATGACACAGACAAGGGTCACAAATGTCCACACTGTGACAAGAAATTCAATCAG ATTGGGAACTTAAAAGCTCACTTGAAGATTCATATCGCAGATGGGCCTCTCAAGTGTAAAGAGTGTGGCAAGCAGTTCACCACTTCAG GCAACCTGAAAAGGCACCTGCGAGTTCACAGTGGAGAGAAGCCTTttgtctgtatgcactgtcagAGAGCCTTCGCTGACCCAGGGGCACTGCAGAGACATGTGCGCATTCACACAG GGGAGAAGCCTTGTCTTTGTCTGATCTGTGGAAAAGGCTTCACACAGGCCAGTTCCCTCATCGCTCATGTTCGTCAgcacactggagagaagccaTACGTATGTGACCGCTGTGGCAAAAG GTTTGTGCAGTCCAGCCAGCTGGCCAATCACATCCGTCATCACGACAATATACGCCCTCATAAGTGCCACACCTGCAACAAAGCGTTTGTCAATGTTGGAGACCTCTCTAAACACATCATCATTCACACAG GAGAGAAACCTTATCTTTGCGACAAGTGTGGCCGTGGGTTTAACCGCGTGGACAACCTTCGCTCCCATGTTAAGACTGTTCACCAGGGCAAGGCAGGTATTAAGAGACTGATAGTGGCTGATGAAGATGGAGAAGAGAAGCTGCTCCCTGCCTCTGCGTCAGCCTCGGAACTGGACGATAATGAAGTCAACATTGTTACGGTCACTACAGATGACATTGTGACTTTAGCTACAGAAGCCTTGGCTGCCAGTGCAGTCGCGCAGCTGACAG TGGTGCCTGTAGCAGCATCTGTGTCTGCGGATGAAACTGAGGCTCTGAAAGCAGAGATCACAAAGGCTGTAGAGAAAGTGCAAGAGGCTG ATCCCAACACTCAGATCTTGTATGCGTGCGACTCCTGTGGTGAGAAGTTCCTGGATGCCAGCTCCCTTGCTCAGCATGTGCGTATCCACACTGCCCAGGCCTTGGTCATGTTTCAAGCAGACTCTGACTTCTACCAGCAGTACACAGCGGACGGCACATGGCAGGCGTCTGAGCAGGTCATCCAGGGAGGAGAGCTCCTCTTTCGCACGcgggagggagaggaagaggctGATGGTGGACAGAGTGAGATGGCCCACTCGGAAGCTCAGACTGAAGAAGGGGTCGATGAGACTGAGCCCCAGACAGAAGCAGTAACAGAGACTATACAGATCTGTGAGAGTCAGACACCGTGA
- the ddost gene encoding dolichyl-diphosphooligosaccharide--protein glycosyltransferase 48 kDa subunit translates to MAMEGSAARGSRKRGSAMSLSFSGGFGRCVLFVLSVSLVMRVVSGDGKTLVLLDNPNIRDTHSIFFRSLADRGFDLTFKTADDPSLSLIKYGQFLYDHLVIFSPSVEDFGGNINVETITAFIDGGGNVLVAASSNIGDPLRELGSECGIEFDEEKTAVIDHHNYDVSDPGEHTMIVADPENLLKAPTIVGKPTEKPILFKGVGMVADPDNPLVLDILTGSSTSYSYFPDRPITQYPHAVGKNTLLIAGLQARNNARVVFSGSLHFFSDAFFNSPVQKAIPGSKRYSQTGNQELAEALSRWVFKEAGVLRVGAVTHHPVGESTPPAAYTITDLVEYSVVIEMLSEGRWVPFDGDDIQLEFVRIDPFVRTYLKKNGGKYSVQFKLPDVYGVFQFKVDYNRLGYTHLYSSTQVSVRPLQHTQYERFIPSAFPYYASVFSMMAGLFVFSVVFLHMKEKEKSD, encoded by the exons ATGGCGATGGAGGGCTCTGCAGCGAGGGGCAGCAGAAAACGGGGCTCAGCCATGAGTCTGTCGTTTTCAGGAGGATTCGGAAGATGTGTGTTGTTCGTTTTGTCCGTGTCTTTGGTGATGCGGGTGGTTTCGGGAGACGGGAAGACTCTGGTTCTGCTGGACAACCCGAACATCAGAGACACCCATTCAATCTTCTTCCGCAGTTTAGCAG ATCGTGGTTTCGACCTCACCTTTAAGACTGCTGATGATCCCAGCCTTTCCTTGATCAAGTATGGCCAATTCCTCTACGACCATCTCGTCATTTTCTCCCCATCTGTGGAAG ATTTTGGAGGTAACATCAATGTGGAGACCATCACCGCTTTCATTGATGGTGGGGGCAACGTTCTGGTGGCAGCAAGCTCCAATATTG GGGACCCACTACGGGAGTTGGGTAGTGAATGTGGAATCGAGTTTGATGAGGAGAAGACTGCTGTCATTGACCATCATAACTATGATGTGTCTGATCCTGGCGAG CACACCATGATTGTTGCAGACCCAGAAAACCTCCTTAAAGCCCCAACTATTGTTGGCAAGCCCACTGAGAAGCCTATTCTCTTCAAAGGTGTTGG CATGGTGGCAGATCCTGACAACCCCCTGGTCCTGGATATTCTGACCGGCTCCTCCACCTCTTACTCCTATTTCCCCGATCGTCCTATTACGCAA TACCCTCATGCAGTTGGAAAGAACACCCTCCTGATTGCTGGTCTCCAAGCAAGAAACAATGCTCGTGTGGTCTTCAGTGGTTCGTTGCATTTTTTTAGTGATGCCTTCTTCAACTCTCCAGTGCAGAAAGCCATCCCAGGATCAAAGAG GTACTCCCAGACCGGTAACCAGGAGCTAGCTGAAGCCCTTTCCCGCTGGGTGTTTAAAGAGGCAGGCGTTCTTAGGGTTGGGGCTGTAACCCATCACCCAGTGGGCGAGAGCACTCCCCCTGCTGCTTATACCATCACTGACCTTGTG GAATACAGCGTTGTGATTGAGATGCTGTCTGAGGGCCGCTGGGTGCCTTTTGATGGAGATGACATTCAGCTGGAGTTTGTTAGAATCGACCCCTTCGTCAGGACCTATCTGAAGAAAAACG GAGGCAAATACAGCGTCCAGTTTAAGCTGCCGGACGTGTACGGAGTGTTTCAGTTCAAAGTTGACTACAACAGACTGGGTTACACACATCTTTACTCCTCCACACAG GTGTCTGTGCGTCCACTGCAGCACACCCAGTATGAGCGTTTTATTCCCTCTGCTTTCCCCTACTATGCCAGCGTGTTCTCCATGATGGCTGGACTGTTCGTGTTCAGTGTCGTCTTCCTTCAcatgaaagagaaggagaagtcaGATTAA